Proteins encoded together in one Planctomycetaceae bacterium window:
- a CDS encoding DUF2617 family protein, whose product MNIGQKQSVASLRFFLFDRPLHPELFDIYHDHHVVKSGYEAQIWVTGCSHVIAFHQERSTLVEVVAPEGSELPQRGRLIEMPFRGENEHEQSQHGGVHYIMSFQVETMSPQVYSKTHHDLARVGAQRGLFVPFPMWMTRPPLTPFTFIDYDAKPEALHVFAFHAFPEDLTVVKTMTIFELAK is encoded by the coding sequence ATGAATATAGGGCAGAAACAAAGCGTCGCCAGCCTGAGATTCTTCTTGTTCGATCGCCCGCTGCACCCGGAGCTGTTCGACATCTACCACGATCACCACGTGGTCAAGAGCGGCTACGAGGCGCAGATCTGGGTGACCGGCTGCAGCCATGTCATCGCCTTCCACCAGGAGCGTTCCACGCTGGTCGAGGTCGTCGCGCCCGAGGGCAGCGAGCTGCCCCAGCGCGGGCGCCTGATCGAGATGCCCTTCCGCGGCGAGAACGAGCACGAGCAGAGCCAGCATGGCGGCGTGCATTACATCATGAGCTTCCAGGTCGAGACGATGAGCCCGCAGGTGTATTCCAAGACGCACCACGACCTGGCGCGCGTCGGAGCCCAGCGCGGTCTGTTCGTCCCCTTCCCGATGTGGATGACCCGCCCGCCCCTGACGCCCTTTACGTTCATCGACTACGACGCCAAGCCCGAGGCCCTGCACGTCTTCGCCTTCCACGCCTTCCCCGAAGACCTCACCGTCGTCAAGACGATGACCATCTTCGAACTGGCCAAGTAA
- a CDS encoding DUF2062 domain-containing protein, giving the protein MPYRYIVDKVKNFVVHKILRLDDTPHRIALGVAIGIFVTWTPTIGAQMVLVVALCTLFRANKVVGVPLVWLSNPFTLVPVYGPNYWAGVQVMKLFGREYTWQAFWNAFKTALQSTPTWYEKVQHWWGALDPILVPLWVGSVLVGAVLGIIAYVATYYGVIGYRALHGHASTPEMKK; this is encoded by the coding sequence GTGCCGTACCGCTATATCGTCGACAAGGTCAAGAACTTCGTGGTCCACAAGATCCTGCGCCTGGACGATACGCCGCACCGGATCGCCCTGGGGGTGGCCATTGGAATTTTCGTGACCTGGACGCCGACGATCGGGGCGCAGATGGTGCTGGTGGTGGCGCTGTGTACGCTGTTTCGGGCCAACAAGGTCGTGGGCGTTCCGCTGGTGTGGCTGTCGAACCCGTTCACGCTGGTGCCCGTCTACGGACCCAACTACTGGGCCGGCGTGCAGGTGATGAAGCTTTTCGGGCGCGAGTACACGTGGCAGGCGTTCTGGAACGCCTTCAAGACGGCCCTGCAGTCGACGCCGACGTGGTACGAGAAGGTTCAACACTGGTGGGGCGCGCTGGACCCGATCCTGGTGCCGCTGTGGGTGGGCAGCGTGCTGGTGGGGGCTGTCCTGGGGATCATCGCATACGTGGCCACGTATTACGGGGTGATCGGCTACCGCGCGCTGCACGGCCATGCCTCAACGCCTGAAATGAAGAAGTAA
- a CDS encoding glycosyltransferase family 9 protein: protein MIATDPSRVRRVLILKPSSLGDVVTAVPVLRALRRQHPEAHITWMLSTTCAPVLAHDSDLDEVLLFDRKRLGRCWRSPAAAGELARFLLSLRRGRYDWVLDLQGLLRSGIFSWVTRSGLRAGFADAREAAWLLYTHRVRTPVPHTVDRNLALAAAVGLDARGQDMTLQVSPAAREGAAALLAEHGLGQKRFMVAVPPTRWATKQYPVRHWRAVVGALARRLPVVLLGSYSERALCAAVAEGLGSGVIDLSGRTDAAHLVAMIAAGAAVVCCDSAAKFIAPAVGVDVVTLIGPTRPERTGAYLRGTNLVSDVPCQGCLRRRCEHVTCMQSIEPAAVVAAVTAALDAGGF, encoded by the coding sequence ATGATCGCAACCGATCCATCCCGCGTGCGGCGCGTGCTGATCCTCAAGCCCAGTTCGCTGGGCGACGTGGTGACCGCCGTGCCCGTCCTGCGCGCGCTGCGGCGGCAGCACCCCGAGGCGCACATCACGTGGATGCTCTCGACGACCTGCGCCCCGGTGCTCGCGCACGACAGCGACCTCGACGAAGTGCTGCTCTTCGACCGCAAGCGCCTGGGGCGCTGCTGGCGTTCGCCGGCGGCCGCGGGCGAGCTGGCGAGGTTCCTGCTGTCGCTGCGCCGCGGACGATACGACTGGGTGCTGGACCTGCAGGGCCTGCTGCGCAGCGGGATTTTCTCGTGGGTGACGCGCAGCGGTCTGCGGGCAGGCTTCGCCGACGCGCGCGAGGCGGCGTGGTTGCTGTACACGCACCGTGTCCGCACCCCCGTGCCGCACACGGTCGACCGCAACCTGGCGCTGGCGGCGGCTGTCGGCCTCGACGCCCGCGGGCAGGATATGACGCTGCAGGTCTCGCCGGCGGCGCGGGAGGGCGCGGCGGCCCTTCTGGCCGAGCACGGGCTGGGGCAGAAGCGGTTCATGGTAGCCGTGCCGCCGACGCGCTGGGCGACCAAGCAATATCCGGTGCGGCATTGGCGGGCCGTGGTGGGGGCTTTGGCCAGGCGGCTGCCGGTGGTGCTGCTGGGCTCGTACAGCGAGCGGGCCCTGTGCGCCGCGGTGGCCGAGGGCCTGGGCAGCGGCGTGATCGACCTGAGCGGGCGCACCGACGCGGCGCACCTGGTGGCCATGATCGCCGCCGGCGCGGCGGTGGTCTGCTGCGACTCGGCGGCAAAGTTCATAGCCCCGGCCGTCGGCGTGGACGTAGTAACGCTCATCGGACCGACGCGACCGGAGCGCACGGGGGCGTACCTTCGCGGCACGAACCTGGTGTCCGACGTTCCGTGCCAGGGCTGTCTGCGGCGCCGCTGCGAACACGTGACATGCATGCAATCGATCGAACCGGCGGCGGTGGTCGCCGCGGTGACCGCTGCCCTTGATGCTGGAGGGTTCTAA
- a CDS encoding lipopolysaccharide kinase InaA family protein, with amino-acid sequence MRSQKNKACDCGGVHYADPSARALLEGSLGVLEDPAVAGWQLVKRNASRSVWHGSVGGQRVYLKQFHARSLGSRLVRGLGVSRARREMHFSAALQRAGVEAVSVLAWTCGGGREWMVSRAVEPACGADAWHEALAGDRSPAARRRVEQASAALARMLARMHAAGIFHQDLHCGNILVQDAGGSVELVLMDLHRVAQGRPTRPAMAANLAQLLCDRGDFTTRSQRLRFLKHYLAALGGDGTARGWQMMIEQSAQRHRRTLRAKRDRRVLKDNAYFARIKLPRGWRGHVVLASKRKFPPSVACEATFSAAQWAALLERPESLLEGDCEVLKDSRSSLVVRRSVVMGGREITMHIKRPRRKQWYKILVDCLRPSRPVRAFELGHALLTRRIATALPLAALERRWGPLLLDSILITETVFCPRLNDFFNAHLSVPPSGEHQLTPAQQRQLAQDVLTEMGRLLQRLHDNNYAHRDLKANNMLVHWRGGRSPGIVLVDLDGLRPVRVLTQRRRFQGLMRLNVSLLNCPVVNHAGQLRMLLGYLRRPGSGRINFKPYWRVLEAWSARKLRQQIRSRRITQAARRQREDDGGRTTQTI; translated from the coding sequence ATGCGATCCCAGAAAAACAAAGCCTGCGACTGTGGCGGCGTGCATTATGCCGACCCGTCGGCCCGCGCGCTGCTGGAGGGCAGCCTGGGCGTGCTGGAAGACCCGGCGGTCGCCGGGTGGCAGCTCGTCAAGCGCAACGCCTCGCGCAGCGTGTGGCATGGGAGCGTCGGCGGGCAGAGGGTCTATCTCAAGCAGTTCCACGCCCGTTCGCTGGGCAGCCGCCTGGTGCGGGGGCTGGGGGTCAGCCGCGCGCGGCGCGAGATGCACTTTTCCGCCGCCCTTCAGCGGGCGGGCGTCGAGGCGGTGTCGGTGCTGGCCTGGACGTGCGGGGGCGGGCGCGAGTGGATGGTCAGCCGCGCCGTCGAACCGGCCTGCGGCGCCGACGCCTGGCATGAGGCCCTGGCGGGCGATCGCAGCCCCGCGGCGCGGCGGCGGGTCGAGCAGGCCTCGGCCGCCCTGGCGCGCATGCTGGCGCGGATGCACGCGGCGGGTATTTTTCACCAGGATTTGCACTGCGGCAACATCCTGGTCCAGGACGCCGGCGGGTCGGTGGAGCTTGTGCTGATGGATCTTCACCGCGTGGCGCAAGGCCGCCCGACGCGTCCGGCGATGGCGGCCAATCTGGCGCAATTGCTTTGCGACCGCGGCGACTTCACGACGCGCAGCCAGCGCCTGCGGTTTCTCAAGCACTACCTGGCGGCCTTGGGCGGCGACGGCACGGCGCGGGGGTGGCAGATGATGATCGAGCAGAGTGCGCAGCGCCACCGGCGGACGCTGCGGGCGAAGCGCGACCGTCGGGTGCTCAAGGACAACGCGTATTTCGCCCGCATCAAGCTGCCCCGCGGTTGGCGCGGGCACGTGGTGCTGGCCAGCAAGCGCAAGTTTCCGCCGTCGGTGGCGTGCGAGGCGACCTTCAGCGCCGCGCAGTGGGCGGCGCTGCTGGAGCGCCCCGAGAGCCTGCTGGAAGGCGATTGCGAGGTGCTCAAAGATTCGCGCTCGAGCCTGGTGGTGCGGCGCAGCGTCGTCATGGGCGGGCGCGAGATCACCATGCACATCAAGCGCCCGCGCCGCAAGCAGTGGTACAAGATCCTCGTCGACTGCCTGCGCCCCAGCCGCCCGGTGCGGGCGTTCGAGCTCGGTCACGCCCTGCTGACGCGGCGCATCGCGACGGCCCTGCCGCTGGCGGCGCTGGAGCGGCGGTGGGGTCCGCTGCTGCTGGACAGCATCCTGATCACCGAGACGGTTTTCTGCCCGCGGCTCAACGACTTCTTCAACGCCCACCTGTCGGTGCCGCCCAGCGGCGAGCACCAGCTCACGCCCGCCCAGCAGCGCCAACTCGCCCAGGACGTGCTGACCGAGATGGGGCGCCTGCTCCAGCGCCTCCACGACAACAACTACGCCCACCGCGACCTCAAGGCCAACAACATGCTGGTGCATTGGCGCGGCGGGCGCTCGCCGGGAATCGTCCTGGTGGACCTGGACGGCCTGCGACCCGTGCGGGTGCTCACGCAGCGCCGGCGGTTCCAAGGCCTCATGCGGCTCAACGTCTCGCTGCTGAATTGCCCGGTTGTCAACCACGCCGGGCAGCTTCGCATGCTGCTGGGGTATTTGCGGCGCCCCGGCAGCGGGCGCATCAACTTCAAACCGTACTGGCGCGTGCTCGAGGCCTGGTCGGCCCGAAAGCTCCGCCAGCAGATTCGCTCGCGCCGCATCACCCAGGCCGCCCGGCGCCAACGCGAGGACGACGGCGGCCGAACCACGCAGACGATATGA
- a CDS encoding glycosyltransferase, with amino-acid sequence MSNVLHMIDAQTPQDCLLQLALLAQGDDVIVSVGPPRPCADLTLPVQAVHAPMGLKALAGLKTKAMARRRRAVHAWSYSVLRAAKLAAEDRPIVLSLPCMPPRAEVGKIVAAAARMDIGLTVPTETLRRRLLAAGADAGRTVVLPPPARAIDDAVQRRQRTRAALGIAPGYFLVVVPGEMTPDAGQKYASWTHAIVRRFLPQTRMVISGEGMNLPNVRSFVVSTGFQSEQLTPAGRVPLADILAAADAAMFLPTRDAGLASVAAAMAAGVPIVAADTPGLRELLGDAAALLVPPAKPRQTSAALARLIDDPALGRSLAAVAQERAAQRHSVDLARGALEACYILPPRQAIRL; translated from the coding sequence ATGAGCAATGTTTTACACATGATCGACGCGCAGACGCCGCAGGACTGCCTGCTGCAGTTGGCGCTGCTGGCTCAAGGCGATGACGTGATCGTCTCGGTCGGCCCGCCGCGGCCATGCGCGGACCTGACGCTGCCGGTGCAGGCGGTGCATGCGCCGATGGGTCTCAAGGCCCTGGCGGGGCTGAAAACCAAAGCGATGGCACGCCGGCGACGGGCGGTGCATGCCTGGAGCTACTCGGTATTGCGGGCGGCGAAGCTTGCGGCCGAGGACCGCCCCATCGTGCTGAGCCTGCCGTGCATGCCGCCTCGCGCGGAGGTCGGGAAGATCGTCGCCGCCGCGGCACGGATGGACATCGGCCTGACGGTCCCGACGGAGACGCTGCGGCGACGATTGCTCGCCGCCGGCGCCGACGCGGGACGGACGGTGGTGCTGCCGCCGCCTGCGCGGGCCATTGACGACGCAGTCCAGCGGCGCCAGCGCACGCGGGCGGCGCTGGGGATCGCCCCGGGATATTTCCTGGTGGTTGTTCCGGGCGAGATGACGCCCGATGCCGGGCAGAAGTACGCCTCATGGACGCACGCGATCGTGCGGCGGTTCCTGCCGCAGACACGGATGGTCATCAGCGGCGAGGGCATGAATCTGCCCAACGTCCGCTCGTTCGTCGTTTCGACCGGGTTTCAGAGCGAGCAGTTGACGCCGGCGGGGCGGGTTCCGCTGGCGGACATTCTCGCCGCCGCCGACGCGGCGATGTTCCTGCCCACGCGCGACGCGGGGCTGGCCAGCGTCGCGGCGGCGATGGCGGCAGGGGTGCCCATCGTGGCCGCCGATACGCCGGGCCTGCGCGAGCTGCTGGGCGACGCCGCGGCGCTGCTGGTTCCGCCGGCCAAGCCGCGCCAGACCTCGGCGGCGCTGGCCCGGCTGATCGACGATCCGGCGTTGGGGCGCAGCCTCGCGGCGGTTGCACAAGAGCGGGCGGCGCAGCGCCATAGCGTCGACCTCGCCCGCGGCGCGTTGGAAGCGTGTTACATCCTGCCGCCCCGGCAGGCGATTCGGCTATAA
- the nikR gene encoding nickel-responsive transcriptional regulator NikR, giving the protein MTDLTRTTLAIEMDLLDKFDAWMTTRGYDNRSQAMRDLIRAALVEQEWTDPKAEVAASLSIIYNHASHSLSQELASLQHEDHHAVLCSQHVHLDHDRCLEVILLRGRAEQLRRICDAITATRGVQAGKLSLLSLSL; this is encoded by the coding sequence ATGACCGACCTGACACGGACGACGCTGGCGATCGAAATGGACCTGCTGGACAAATTCGACGCCTGGATGACCACTCGCGGCTATGACAATCGCAGCCAGGCCATGCGCGACCTGATCCGCGCGGCCCTGGTCGAGCAGGAATGGACAGACCCCAAGGCCGAAGTCGCCGCGTCGCTGTCGATCATTTACAACCACGCCTCCCACAGCCTCAGCCAGGAACTGGCCAGCCTCCAGCACGAAGACCACCACGCGGTGCTCTGCAGCCAGCACGTGCATCTCGACCACGACCGATGCCTGGAAGTGATCCTCCTTCGCGGCCGCGCCGAACAGCTCCGCCGCATCTGCGACGCCATCACCGCCACCCGCGGCGTCCAGGCAGGCAAGCTGTCGCTGCTGAGCTTGTCGCTGTAG
- a CDS encoding aminotransferase class IV, whose translation MANSVYFNGQIVPAEQACVSVFDSAVLHGASAFTTMLARGGKVFRLPAHLARLMQTVERLGLRNDADEATLERACGEVLAANELTDARMRITLSPGSIHGSGSTTVVTAEPLPRYPADWYDSGLTVMIAPFRQNVEDPTCGYKTGCYLPRMLARQHAAAAGADEALWYTPASHLAEACFCNVFLVRDGKLCTPPLNTPVLPGIVRAAVLELAGQLDIAFDDQTPLTVKEMLAASEIFLTSSTSGIRPVARIERHPVADEKPGPLTRRLMDAYESLLTGECGPARETS comes from the coding sequence ATGGCTAACAGCGTCTATTTCAACGGGCAGATCGTACCGGCCGAGCAGGCTTGCGTCAGCGTTTTCGATTCGGCGGTGCTGCACGGGGCGTCGGCGTTTACGACGATGCTCGCCCGCGGCGGGAAGGTGTTCCGTTTGCCGGCACACTTGGCGAGGCTGATGCAGACCGTCGAGCGGCTGGGTCTGCGCAACGACGCGGACGAAGCCACGCTCGAGCGCGCGTGCGGCGAGGTGCTGGCGGCCAACGAGCTGACCGACGCGAGGATGCGCATCACGCTCTCACCGGGCAGCATACACGGCAGCGGGAGCACCACGGTCGTCACGGCCGAGCCGCTGCCGCGGTATCCCGCAGACTGGTACGACAGCGGTCTGACGGTCATGATCGCTCCCTTCCGCCAGAACGTCGAAGACCCCACGTGCGGGTACAAGACCGGCTGCTACCTGCCGCGCATGCTGGCCCGCCAGCACGCCGCGGCCGCCGGCGCCGACGAGGCGCTGTGGTACACGCCGGCGTCTCATCTGGCCGAGGCGTGCTTCTGCAACGTCTTTCTCGTGCGCGACGGCAAACTCTGCACGCCGCCGCTGAACACGCCCGTCCTGCCGGGCATCGTGCGAGCGGCCGTGCTCGAACTGGCCGGCCAACTGGATATTGCCTTCGACGACCAGACGCCCCTGACGGTCAAGGAGATGCTCGCCGCCAGTGAAATCTTCCTGACCTCGTCCACCAGCGGCATTCGCCCGGTGGCCCGCATCGAGCGCCATCCGGTGGCCGATGAGAAGCCCGGACCGCTCACGCGGCGGCTGATGGACGCCTACGAATCGCTGCTGACGGGCGAGTGCGGACCGGCGCGGGAGACCTCATGA
- a CDS encoding Nif3-like dinuclear metal center hexameric protein gives MNVRDVAAAMETLAPPPLAAQWDNTGLLLGDRSAAVRRLMLCIDLTGEVLDESAAAGAEMVMAYHPVIFKPVSRVTADEQPVAWRAARSGLAVYCPHTALDVVAGGTNDALAAVMGLQDLQPIEPQDARANCNIVVFVHPDNLDAVSQAAFAAGAGRIGNYSECSFHSSGVGTFRGAAGTNPAVGKSGRLEAVRELRLEVLAPREATADIVAAIRSAHSYEEPAIDIYPLDPLPKGQGMGRVGRLLKPAQADRLIAMIKKTLHLPAVQIAGPRRQKVERAACCAGSCGALWRGAVSAGANFYLTGEMHHHDALAAAAAGLTVVCVGHSNSERPVLPLLRKNLLRLLPALKVTISRKDKDPLGHF, from the coding sequence ATGAACGTACGAGACGTCGCTGCCGCGATGGAGACGCTCGCCCCGCCGCCCCTGGCGGCCCAGTGGGACAACACCGGCCTGCTGCTGGGCGACCGCAGCGCGGCCGTGCGCCGCCTCATGCTCTGCATCGACCTGACGGGGGAGGTGCTCGATGAATCCGCCGCCGCGGGCGCCGAGATGGTCATGGCGTACCACCCCGTCATCTTCAAGCCGGTCTCGCGCGTCACGGCCGATGAACAGCCCGTCGCCTGGCGGGCGGCGCGGAGCGGTCTGGCGGTCTACTGCCCGCACACGGCGCTGGACGTGGTGGCCGGCGGCACCAACGACGCCCTGGCGGCGGTGATGGGTCTGCAGGACCTTCAACCCATCGAGCCCCAGGATGCCCGCGCCAACTGCAATATCGTGGTCTTCGTACACCCGGACAACCTCGACGCCGTCAGCCAAGCGGCCTTTGCCGCCGGGGCCGGTCGCATCGGCAACTACAGCGAGTGCTCGTTCCACAGCAGCGGTGTGGGCACGTTCCGCGGGGCGGCGGGGACCAATCCCGCCGTTGGCAAGAGCGGCCGCCTGGAGGCGGTGCGCGAACTGCGCCTGGAAGTGCTGGCCCCGCGCGAGGCGACAGCCGATATCGTCGCGGCCATCCGCTCCGCCCACAGCTATGAAGAACCAGCCATCGACATCTACCCGCTCGATCCGCTGCCCAAGGGACAGGGGATGGGGCGCGTGGGGCGCCTGCTCAAGCCCGCACAGGCCGATCGGCTCATTGCGATGATCAAGAAAACGCTGCACCTGCCTGCCGTGCAGATCGCCGGTCCGCGGCGCCAGAAGGTAGAGCGGGCCGCCTGCTGCGCCGGTTCGTGCGGGGCTCTCTGGCGCGGGGCGGTCTCTGCCGGAGCCAACTTCTACCTCACCGGCGAGATGCACCATCACGACGCCCTGGCCGCCGCCGCGGCGGGCCTGACGGTGGTATGCGTCGGCCACAGCAACTCCGAGCGCCCTGTACTGCCCCTGCTGCGCAAGAACCTGCTCAGGCTCCTGCCGGCGCTGAAGGTGACAATCTCGCGAAAAGACAAAGACCCGTTGGGTCATTTTTGA
- the hemA gene encoding glutamyl-tRNA reductase — protein sequence MRILCVGASHKTAAVSMRERLSFDCAKASLALAQLAQRWPAAEFLLLSTCNRVELYVARPLHERPRVQDLVDWLGEFHRVHPDSFAGETYSLADAQAVAHLLRVTAGLDSLVPGEDQIVAQVKEACRLADEARAARGVMKELVEGALHTAKHVRTETGVAAGKVSVASVAVDLIRQGRPALEQACVLSIGAGEMSAMMLKHMAKLGCRKILIANRSPDRAAALARLCGGTSVSLEDLDEHLAAADIVVTSTGSPQPLVTAAMVEAAQHRRGGKSLLIVDIAVPRDVDPAAAGVHNVSLFNIDDLEQTVRRTIALRQDEQDRACDIIDRHVAELTERLHVRKVSPTIDALYKRLEQIAAEELASARNKLSTHADAADDEEVIQRALHRAVRRILHDPATRLRQDPDSARTQELMDAVRELFALGKDLTAENAENAEN from the coding sequence ATGCGAATTCTGTGCGTGGGCGCCAGTCACAAGACCGCCGCTGTCTCAATGCGAGAGCGGCTCAGCTTTGACTGCGCCAAAGCCTCCCTCGCACTAGCGCAGCTTGCCCAACGATGGCCGGCGGCAGAGTTCCTGCTGCTGTCGACCTGCAACCGTGTCGAGTTGTACGTCGCCCGCCCCCTGCACGAGCGGCCGCGAGTGCAGGACCTTGTCGACTGGCTGGGCGAGTTCCACCGCGTCCACCCCGACAGCTTCGCCGGCGAAACCTACAGCCTCGCCGACGCCCAGGCCGTCGCCCATCTGCTGCGCGTGACGGCGGGGCTCGACAGCCTCGTGCCCGGCGAAGACCAGATCGTCGCGCAGGTCAAAGAAGCCTGCCGCCTGGCCGACGAGGCCCGCGCCGCCCGCGGCGTCATGAAGGAACTCGTCGAGGGCGCCCTCCACACCGCCAAGCACGTCCGCACCGAGACCGGTGTGGCCGCGGGCAAGGTCTCGGTCGCCTCGGTCGCCGTCGATCTGATCCGCCAGGGGCGTCCGGCGCTGGAGCAGGCCTGCGTGCTCAGCATCGGCGCCGGCGAGATGAGCGCGATGATGCTCAAGCACATGGCGAAGCTCGGTTGCCGAAAGATTCTGATCGCCAACCGGTCGCCCGATCGCGCCGCGGCGCTGGCGCGGCTCTGCGGCGGCACGAGCGTGTCGCTGGAAGACCTGGATGAGCACCTGGCCGCGGCAGACATCGTTGTGACCTCCACCGGCTCGCCCCAGCCCCTCGTCACGGCGGCGATGGTCGAGGCCGCCCAGCACCGCCGCGGCGGCAAGAGCCTGCTGATCGTCGACATCGCCGTTCCGCGCGACGTGGATCCCGCCGCGGCCGGCGTACACAACGTCAGCCTGTTCAATATCGACGACCTGGAACAGACCGTGCGGCGGACGATCGCCCTGCGCCAGGATGAGCAGGACCGCGCCTGCGACATCATCGACCGGCACGTGGCCGAGCTCACCGAGCGCCTGCATGTGCGCAAGGTCTCGCCCACCATCGACGCGCTCTACAAACGCCTCGAGCAGATCGCCGCGGAAGAACTCGCCTCCGCCCGCAACAAGCTCTCGACGCACGCTGATGCGGCCGACGACGAAGAAGTCATCCAACGCGCGCTGCACCGCGCGGTTCGCCGCATCCTGCACGACCCCGCCACCCGCCTGCGCCAGGACCCCGACAGCGCCCGCACCCAGGAACTCATGGACGCCGTGCGCGAACTGTTTGCGCTGGGGAAAGATCTCACCGCGGAGAACGCGGAGAACGCAGAGAATTAG
- a CDS encoding bifunctional precorrin-2 dehydrogenase/sirohydrochlorin ferrochelatase: protein MRDSTMKTFPIMLDMRGKLAVVVGGGAVGRRKARSLIAAGAAVRVIDPAGPNIAGATVVARAYRKSDLKGAMLVFACTGERATNARIAADARAAGALVNAVDQIEDCDFLAPAVLQRGKVVVAVGTGGTAPALAKLLKKHMATAMPQKIAGFAAALERIRHMLRHRPLPPQRRQAVMKQLAGEGGYQLFMAGGAKSLRQRCLELCRV from the coding sequence ATGCGCGACAGCACTATGAAAACCTTTCCGATCATGCTGGACATGCGGGGCAAGCTCGCCGTTGTCGTCGGCGGCGGGGCGGTCGGACGGCGAAAGGCCCGTTCGCTGATCGCGGCGGGCGCTGCCGTGCGCGTCATAGACCCGGCGGGGCCGAACATCGCCGGAGCGACGGTGGTCGCCCGGGCGTATCGCAAGAGCGATCTTAAAGGGGCAATGCTGGTCTTCGCCTGCACGGGCGAGCGGGCCACGAATGCCCGTATCGCCGCCGACGCCCGGGCGGCCGGCGCGCTGGTCAACGCCGTAGACCAGATCGAGGACTGCGACTTTCTCGCCCCGGCCGTCTTGCAGCGCGGCAAGGTTGTGGTGGCCGTAGGTACCGGCGGAACTGCCCCGGCGCTGGCAAAACTGCTCAAGAAGCATATGGCCACCGCGATGCCGCAGAAAATCGCCGGATTTGCCGCCGCCCTGGAACGCATCCGGCATATGCTTCGACACCGTCCGCTGCCGCCACAGCGTCGCCAGGCGGTCATGAAGCAATTGGCTGGCGAGGGGGGCTACCAGCTGTTCATGGCGGGAGGCGCAAAGTCGCTTCGTCAGCGATGCCTGGAACTATGCCGGGTTTAG